One Haloplanus sp. GDY1 DNA window includes the following coding sequences:
- a CDS encoding DUF192 domain-containing protein — protein MTSTTDPKPEDTDPTDLPLLPEDTIARRIYDRITDRRVLAVLIIVFAPMIGWVSYTMYSDFTSPDYARATISDENGARLESVEGPVAATWREHYTGLSETDSLEAGEGMFFLHDQEKERAYVMREMAFPIDIIFIDAEGRVTAIHHAELEEAPLTEYRGVGKYVLEVPYGWTMENGIEVGATVDIRWGPPRYRGGGSTVAAATVVENTPPQGSN, from the coding sequence ATGACCTCCACCACCGACCCGAAACCCGAAGATACCGACCCCACCGATCTCCCGCTTCTCCCCGAGGACACTATCGCCAGGCGAATTTACGACCGCATCACCGACCGGCGCGTACTCGCCGTCCTCATCATCGTCTTTGCTCCGATGATCGGCTGGGTCAGCTACACGATGTACTCCGATTTCACCTCGCCTGATTACGCTCGAGCGACTATCTCCGACGAGAACGGGGCCCGCCTCGAATCCGTCGAAGGCCCCGTCGCCGCAACCTGGCGCGAACACTATACGGGACTCTCCGAAACCGATTCACTAGAGGCAGGAGAGGGGATGTTCTTCCTCCACGACCAGGAGAAAGAACGCGCCTACGTGATGCGGGAGATGGCGTTCCCGATTGACATCATCTTCATCGACGCTGAGGGGCGAGTCACAGCGATTCACCACGCCGAACTCGAAGAAGCACCCCTCACAGAATACCGAGGTGTCGGGAAGTACGTCCTCGAAGTTCCCTACGGATGGACGATGGAGAATGGTATTGAGGTCGGCGCTACCGTCGACATCCGGTGGGGACCGCCGCGATACCGTGGCGGTGGCTCTACCGTCGCTGCTGCCACGGTGGTCGAGAACACACCTCCGCAAGGTTCTAATTAA
- a CDS encoding ATP-binding protein, with protein MSKPTDQAENERNTTKPPGRDTPAGSIFDKKGVNPRDAWELNMAKPSTGADTGPVTETGTDDGDRSDVPVEKSDGPTELAKSSVSNGAGDSEREDRLDPYDNATTGPGKKLGDPIEARPYIHISPAREQVTPGNIIAGLFGLYRAGVTDTGRFNLAGRLGLKDTKKTFEFVVHKPRATKRFDFYLSVTPYDATAFKTLAANVAAMYPESFEFEIVPFNPVAAFASDNGNAQVGGRRIATLEDIGDLERLSGFEDPTVFEDHDIGRGDGPSPEEAEQQLIKKGVPLRPEEVSEEKRPSLVRWKGISSKKNDWMTLLRPFSDIATDNDDQYRSPLSVLLEQAVHSDDPFMFQAVFKPRPDWTGEAEVHKRNLKMGNHGTFSAFKNEFARQMFGTSEQERRNIHRGDISEQVGGTVTAGDTNKITGSRMAQIDHKQPTTTFDLTLRAACNEQTIQSISNAFTSLSGPYYGIEGELLGISDTEFAALCHARLASSSGLSGRFSKGDPILCVSPDELANFVVVPHTDALPRASRGSSGGSPDARSPLTATDEDLLSQYNHGMHIGYAETAVDNRPDIPISLSAEQLTHHVMRAATTGGGKTTAMINDALSAYEFFDGPIFVFDKKGGSMAEEYKRAHFKKFGNLDDVVHIPVPGPNDEVLAFPYFDIRPQLAAGVSRTVAVQEKIDRYNELLVYVLGREMADQAFVAQEILNSLIKAQFDPVYGKDAWPISDLLTAAMDMQKLGSMDEQTKAQGKLPDVSDDTLHRTLQRHVDADRQRFMTSIDAVMNRITKLAERSFIWRILNFVPDWDEENGHYAHQSPMFDIQDILASKRVVLIDTGDLRPASSNLFTFMLLDYIWSGARLRHRLGRTPSVSEGYVINLIIDEAAPLLQSELVREDMIPDGREFGLALEVIVHFAEQVKADALDVSSYKEILRNINTKLIGKLAVDDELVMTLFHEGIEDEELVDRITSLPRGEWVAQLPDTGFMTDIPELVTLLPVGIPAGHSDSDEPVSADSVSPYGDTFSQIDAKKTRQTRDDYCLQPGSNTDASAEQLSVSIKKGGDAGSADPGMGTASVTETEDGADVWENRRNTATQVGTSSRASTRSNGDTQTGNSSRFTPPEDDLTDDFSSRRSDTAGNGDAEAETTVESGGPDSVTNLEDRVNNFLYSGTDPTVMGGDDTAGAHVGEGGESTLADGAGSATASTPNAEGADRGDDRAGGVGSDKGENLTVQERQFLAAIVTTVNGRHPKFDILETMERINSHFPDVDVERLIHLGCLEKVTENLRVYYTVTEDGQRACGARVAYGEDQGDVNEKTYHKVMVEALARTLATDENNHYFVKRYTPIFGTDVKPDVVAFTDEKPAVVGEAIWNVRHEHIVKHYEDFDRFDVEKKIWVVPNLSEAKNITRALHNAGLIDEVPAERNSRSYDDITRATWGDDSDWQFVGVANLLDDLQ; from the coding sequence ATGAGTAAGCCAACCGACCAGGCTGAAAACGAGCGCAACACCACGAAGCCCCCCGGCCGGGACACCCCCGCTGGGAGTATCTTCGACAAGAAAGGCGTCAACCCCCGCGACGCCTGGGAGCTCAACATGGCCAAGCCGTCGACCGGAGCCGACACGGGGCCGGTGACCGAGACGGGAACAGACGACGGCGACCGCAGCGACGTCCCGGTCGAGAAATCGGACGGGCCGACTGAGCTGGCAAAGTCTTCGGTCAGCAACGGCGCTGGAGACAGCGAGCGCGAGGACCGACTCGACCCCTACGACAACGCCACCACGGGCCCCGGAAAGAAACTCGGGGATCCCATCGAAGCCCGGCCGTACATCCATATCTCGCCTGCCCGCGAGCAGGTCACGCCCGGTAACATCATCGCTGGGCTCTTCGGCCTGTATCGGGCCGGCGTCACCGACACCGGGCGGTTCAACCTCGCCGGTCGCCTCGGCCTCAAAGATACAAAGAAAACCTTCGAGTTCGTCGTCCACAAGCCGCGAGCTACCAAACGCTTCGACTTCTACCTCTCGGTGACGCCCTATGACGCGACCGCGTTCAAGACGCTCGCTGCCAACGTCGCCGCGATGTACCCCGAGTCCTTCGAGTTCGAGATCGTCCCGTTCAACCCTGTGGCTGCGTTCGCCAGCGACAACGGCAACGCACAGGTTGGCGGCCGACGCATCGCCACCCTCGAAGATATTGGCGACCTCGAACGCCTCAGCGGGTTCGAGGACCCCACCGTGTTCGAGGACCACGATATCGGCCGTGGCGACGGTCCCTCCCCTGAAGAAGCCGAACAGCAACTCATCAAGAAAGGCGTCCCGCTCCGTCCCGAGGAAGTCTCCGAAGAAAAGCGCCCCTCGCTGGTTCGCTGGAAAGGGATCTCCTCGAAGAAGAACGACTGGATGACGCTCCTGCGGCCGTTCAGCGACATCGCGACGGACAACGACGACCAGTATCGGTCGCCCCTCAGCGTTCTCCTCGAACAGGCTGTGCACTCCGACGACCCGTTCATGTTCCAGGCCGTGTTCAAGCCCCGGCCAGACTGGACGGGCGAAGCCGAAGTCCACAAGCGAAACCTCAAAATGGGCAACCACGGGACGTTCAGCGCGTTCAAGAATGAGTTCGCCCGCCAGATGTTCGGCACTTCAGAACAGGAACGCCGGAACATCCACCGGGGAGATATCTCCGAACAGGTCGGGGGGACTGTGACCGCTGGCGACACCAACAAAATCACCGGATCGCGGATGGCGCAGATCGACCACAAACAGCCCACGACGACGTTCGACCTCACGCTCCGAGCCGCGTGCAACGAACAGACCATCCAGAGCATCTCGAACGCATTCACCTCGCTCTCAGGCCCGTACTATGGAATCGAAGGCGAGCTTCTGGGAATCAGCGATACCGAGTTCGCCGCGCTCTGTCACGCCCGACTTGCATCCTCAAGCGGGCTCTCGGGACGCTTCAGCAAAGGCGACCCCATCCTGTGCGTCTCTCCTGATGAACTCGCGAACTTCGTCGTCGTGCCGCACACGGACGCACTACCCCGTGCGAGTCGGGGTTCATCCGGCGGGTCACCCGACGCTCGGTCGCCGCTCACCGCGACCGATGAGGATCTCCTCTCGCAGTACAATCACGGGATGCACATCGGTTACGCTGAGACTGCCGTCGACAACCGCCCCGACATCCCGATCAGCCTGAGCGCCGAACAGCTCACCCATCACGTGATGCGTGCGGCCACGACGGGGGGCGGGAAGACGACGGCGATGATTAACGATGCCCTCAGTGCCTACGAGTTCTTTGACGGCCCCATCTTCGTCTTCGATAAGAAGGGTGGCTCGATGGCCGAGGAATACAAGCGAGCCCACTTCAAGAAATTCGGAAACCTCGACGACGTCGTCCACATCCCAGTCCCGGGACCAAACGACGAGGTCCTCGCGTTCCCCTACTTCGATATTCGACCGCAGCTTGCTGCCGGCGTCAGTCGGACGGTCGCTGTGCAGGAGAAAATCGACCGCTACAACGAACTGCTCGTGTACGTCCTTGGCCGGGAGATGGCTGACCAGGCGTTCGTCGCCCAAGAAATTCTCAACAGCCTCATCAAGGCACAGTTCGATCCCGTCTACGGCAAGGACGCCTGGCCAATCAGCGACCTCCTCACGGCTGCGATGGATATGCAGAAACTCGGGAGTATGGACGAGCAGACCAAGGCTCAGGGAAAACTCCCGGACGTGAGCGACGATACCCTCCACCGGACTCTCCAGCGCCACGTCGACGCCGACCGTCAGCGGTTCATGACCTCCATCGATGCGGTGATGAATCGGATCACCAAACTCGCCGAGCGGTCCTTCATCTGGCGGATTCTTAACTTCGTTCCCGACTGGGACGAGGAGAACGGCCACTACGCCCACCAGTCACCGATGTTCGATATACAGGATATCCTCGCGAGCAAGCGCGTCGTCCTCATCGACACCGGCGACCTCCGCCCCGCCTCGAGCAACCTGTTCACGTTCATGTTACTCGATTACATCTGGTCCGGCGCTCGTCTCCGGCACCGCCTCGGGAGGACGCCCTCTGTCAGCGAGGGCTACGTAATCAACCTCATCATCGACGAGGCCGCACCCCTTCTACAATCTGAGCTGGTCCGCGAGGACATGATTCCCGACGGCCGTGAGTTCGGCCTTGCACTTGAGGTAATCGTGCACTTCGCCGAGCAGGTGAAAGCCGACGCGCTCGACGTCTCCTCCTACAAGGAGATTCTGCGGAACATCAATACGAAACTCATCGGGAAACTCGCCGTCGACGACGAACTCGTTATGACGCTGTTCCACGAGGGTATCGAAGACGAGGAACTCGTCGACCGAATCACGTCGCTCCCGCGTGGGGAATGGGTCGCCCAACTCCCCGACACGGGCTTCATGACCGACATCCCCGAACTCGTCACGCTCCTTCCCGTCGGCATTCCCGCCGGGCACAGCGACTCAGACGAGCCCGTGAGCGCCGATTCAGTCTCACCGTATGGCGACACCTTCAGCCAGATCGACGCGAAGAAGACACGCCAAACGAGGGACGACTACTGTCTCCAGCCGGGAAGCAACACGGACGCGTCCGCCGAACAGCTCTCAGTGTCCATCAAGAAGGGCGGCGATGCTGGCTCCGCTGATCCGGGCATGGGTACCGCCTCCGTGACCGAGACCGAAGATGGAGCTGATGTGTGGGAGAACAGGAGGAATACGGCAACTCAAGTCGGGACGAGCTCGAGGGCGTCAACCCGCTCGAATGGGGATACTCAGACCGGCAATTCGAGTCGGTTCACCCCGCCTGAAGACGACCTCACGGACGACTTTAGTTCACGGCGATCCGACACCGCGGGTAATGGCGACGCAGAGGCGGAAACTACGGTTGAAAGTGGCGGCCCGGATTCGGTAACCAATCTGGAAGATCGGGTCAACAACTTCCTCTACAGTGGGACCGACCCAACCGTCATGGGCGGAGATGATACCGCCGGTGCACACGTTGGTGAGGGGGGAGAATCGACCCTCGCCGATGGAGCAGGGTCTGCCACCGCCAGCACCCCGAACGCCGAGGGTGCCGATCGGGGAGATGACCGGGCCGGGGGCGTCGGTTCTGACAAAGGAGAGAATCTGACAGTTCAGGAGCGACAGTTCCTCGCGGCCATCGTGACGACGGTCAACGGCCGTCACCCCAAGTTCGATATCCTCGAGACGATGGAGCGGATAAATAGTCATTTTCCTGATGTAGACGTTGAGCGCCTCATTCACCTCGGCTGCCTCGAGAAGGTGACCGAGAATCTCCGCGTCTACTACACCGTCACCGAAGACGGCCAGCGTGCATGTGGCGCGCGTGTCGCCTACGGTGAAGACCAGGGTGACGTGAACGAGAAGACCTACCACAAGGTGATGGTTGAGGCTCTCGCTCGTACACTCGCAACCGACGAGAATAATCACTATTTCGTCAAGAGATATACGCCGATATTCGGAACCGACGTGAAGCCCGATGTCGTCGCGTTCACAGACGAGAAGCCAGCTGTGGTCGGGGAGGCAATCTGGAACGTCCGTCACGAACACATCGTTAAGCACTACGAGGACTTCGACCGCTTCGACGTTGAGAAGAAAATCTGGGTCGTCCCGAATCTCTCAGAAGCAAAGAATATCACACGTGCCCTGCACAACGCGGGACTGATCGACGAAGTGCCCGCCGAACGAAACAGTCGCTCCTACGACGACATTACCCGTGCGACCTGGGGCGACGACAGCGACTGGCAATTCGTTGGTGTTGCAAATCTCCTCGATGACCTCCAGTAG